A single Candidatus Thalassolituus haligoni DNA region contains:
- a CDS encoding formate/nitrite transporter family protein, with amino-acid sequence MSYLAPSEFVTKMVDAGEEKIFMSTKDTLIRAFMAGAILGLAAVFAITVAMKSGSPILGACLFPVGFIMLYLMKFDLLTGVFTLVPLALIDKRPGCNMPQLLRNWGLVFIGNFAGALMTAFMVSFILTYGYNTDGGAIAEKVSHIGESRTVGYAAHGLDGWLTIFIRGMLCNWMVSMGVVGAMISTSATGKMAAMWMPVMLFFFMGFEHSIVNMFLFPFSMIMGGDFTFMQYLIWNELPTALGNLFGGFLLVGLPLYFTHVRTGAKRQLGS; translated from the coding sequence ATGTCCTATCTCGCGCCTTCCGAGTTTGTGACCAAGATGGTCGATGCCGGTGAAGAAAAAATCTTCATGTCGACCAAAGACACCCTGATCCGTGCCTTTATGGCCGGTGCCATCTTGGGTCTGGCTGCCGTATTTGCCATTACCGTTGCCATGAAGAGTGGCTCTCCGATTCTCGGTGCCTGTCTGTTCCCGGTTGGCTTTATCATGTTGTACCTGATGAAATTTGACCTGTTGACCGGTGTGTTCACGCTGGTGCCACTGGCACTGATCGACAAGCGTCCAGGCTGTAACATGCCGCAACTGCTGCGCAACTGGGGCTTGGTGTTTATTGGTAACTTCGCTGGTGCTCTGATGACAGCCTTTATGGTGTCTTTCATCCTGACTTATGGCTACAACACCGACGGTGGTGCCATTGCCGAGAAAGTGAGCCACATCGGTGAATCCCGCACCGTGGGTTATGCTGCCCACGGTCTTGATGGTTGGCTAACCATTTTCATTCGCGGCATGTTGTGCAACTGGATGGTGTCTATGGGCGTGGTGGGCGCCATGATCTCCACCTCGGCTACCGGCAAAATGGCGGCTATGTGGATGCCGGTTATGCTGTTCTTCTTTATGGGTTTTGAACACTCCATTGTGAACATGTTTCTGTTCCCGTTCTCTATGATCATGGGAGGTGACTTTACCTTTATGCAGTACCTGATCTGGAACGAACTACCAACGGCACTGGGCAACTTGTTTGGTGGCTTCCTGCTGGTTGGTCTGCCGCTGTACTTCACTCACGTACGCACCGGTGCCAAGCGCCAACTGGGTTCTTGA
- the cynS gene encoding cyanase produces the protein MNKLEMTEAIILAKQAKALSWEAIAASMAMGTVWVTSACLGKNSMPENAASKLCDILELSEEVKAALIAYPTKTWEQQVPQDPLVYRLYEIVGVYGDTLKEVIQEKFGDGIMSAIDFTMDVEKIEDPKGDRVLLTMNGKFLPYKAW, from the coding sequence ATGAACAAACTGGAAATGACTGAAGCCATTATTCTGGCCAAACAGGCCAAGGCATTAAGCTGGGAAGCCATCGCTGCCTCCATGGCGATGGGGACTGTCTGGGTCACCTCGGCCTGCCTGGGTAAAAACAGCATGCCGGAAAACGCGGCCAGTAAACTATGCGACATCCTCGAACTGTCTGAAGAGGTCAAAGCGGCATTGATTGCCTACCCCACCAAAACCTGGGAACAGCAAGTGCCGCAAGATCCGCTGGTATACCGCCTGTACGAAATCGTTGGTGTTTATGGCGATACACTGAAAGAAGTGATTCAGGAGAAATTTGGCGACGGTATCATGAGTGCCATCGATTTCACTATGGATGTCGAAAAAATCGAAGACCCCAAAGGAGATCGGGTACTACTGACGATGAATGGCAAGTTCCTGCCCTACAAAGCCTGGTAA
- a CDS encoding nitrate- and nitrite sensing domain-containing protein has product MILTTEDFLLAAKRAEISALKQLLVSSGLVTRVTDLIHELQRERGLSNIYLVSHGQRFASQRLDELNATEQAEHVFRAALSLLDLDGDSPASARLFSALAFVLHCLDELPALRVRVSEQLLTAAENTRLFNRIISGLLSVVFEAADIASDPDITRALVAMFNFVQGKEYSGQERAWGVIGFTAGEFTKKQQERIKTLQDAQHRCFDIFASLTQAVPADQWRQAESSEATIELNKLRNMIARFRRSDTLPTAISEVWYELSTHRIDQMQTIEKELASELLHLCQQKIAQAEKDLHLHHNHIRELTDIEELPLSSLSSLPNSVSESDKLTVTPGFNTKLASSISELVQRQAEHLERMSDELRQARQALDERKLIEKAKGLLMQNQGINEEEAYRQIRQAAMDNKKRIVEVASNIISVSEMLQLGSSKSDLLE; this is encoded by the coding sequence ATGATACTGACGACTGAAGATTTTCTGCTAGCTGCCAAACGCGCTGAGATCAGCGCCCTGAAACAACTGTTAGTAAGTAGTGGTCTGGTCACCAGGGTCACCGATCTGATCCATGAACTGCAACGTGAACGCGGTTTATCCAATATTTATCTGGTCTCTCACGGGCAGCGCTTCGCCAGTCAACGGCTGGATGAGTTAAACGCTACAGAACAAGCGGAGCATGTTTTTCGGGCAGCGCTGTCACTGCTGGATCTTGATGGTGACTCACCTGCTTCCGCCCGCTTGTTCAGTGCCCTGGCGTTTGTGTTGCACTGTTTGGATGAGTTGCCAGCACTGCGAGTACGGGTGAGTGAGCAGCTACTCACTGCGGCTGAAAATACCCGGCTGTTCAACCGCATCATTTCCGGCTTGCTCAGTGTGGTGTTTGAAGCAGCCGATATTGCCAGCGACCCCGATATCACTCGCGCACTGGTCGCCATGTTCAACTTTGTTCAGGGCAAAGAATATTCTGGCCAGGAGCGGGCTTGGGGAGTGATCGGTTTTACCGCTGGCGAGTTCACCAAAAAGCAGCAGGAACGTATCAAGACCCTTCAGGATGCCCAGCACCGTTGTTTCGATATTTTTGCCAGTTTGACCCAGGCGGTGCCCGCCGACCAATGGCGTCAGGCAGAAAGTAGTGAAGCCACCATCGAGTTGAACAAGTTACGTAACATGATTGCCCGATTCCGCCGTAGCGATACGCTACCAACGGCGATCAGCGAAGTCTGGTATGAGCTGTCAACGCACAGAATTGATCAGATGCAGACGATTGAAAAAGAGCTGGCCTCTGAACTGCTTCACCTCTGCCAGCAAAAAATTGCCCAAGCGGAAAAAGATCTGCATCTGCATCACAACCACATCCGCGAGTTGACGGATATCGAGGAGCTGCCGTTGTCTTCGCTGTCTTCCTTGCCAAACTCGGTTAGCGAATCAGACAAACTGACAGTGACTCCCGGATTTAATACCAAGCTGGCCAGCTCGATTTCAGAACTGGTACAGCGCCAGGCTGAGCATCTGGAACGGATGAGCGATGAACTGAGGCAGGCCCGTCAGGCCCTGGATGAGCGTAAGCTGATCGAGAAGGCCAAGGGCTTGCTGATGCAGAATCAGGGGATCAATGAGGAAGAGGCTTATCGCCAGATTCGTCAGGCAGCGATGGATAACAAAAAGCGTATTGTCGAAGTCGCCAGTAATATCATCAGCGTCTCTGAAATGCTGCAATTAGGCAGCAGTAAAAGCGACTTGCTGGAATAA